The following are encoded together in the Kribbella voronezhensis genome:
- a CDS encoding discoidin domain-containing protein: MRFRGGWRPVAVLGAVVLGMVAAGITGPAAADRPVQRGLTLATDVAQVAVTPVPCAKQGFELRFGNTGTTAVYADAFLDAAAPLTLSRKLVSSYLPPGYTLKLPIAVNAPRDTAPGSYSIQIRAGDQTLTLPVQVGEAPTDTTGNLARYVPVSASSEHLPVYPACGAVDGDRDSEHWAKTTGWNDATKGAFPDWLQVTFDQPQSVGRVDLYTLNSKQYPAAGYGLKDWDVQAKVGDAWQTVAEVRGNVAGMKSSTFTPVTASAVRVLTLASNEGPTYSRVVELEVYNN, translated from the coding sequence ATGAGGTTCCGAGGTGGGTGGCGGCCGGTCGCAGTACTGGGCGCCGTCGTGCTGGGGATGGTTGCCGCAGGCATCACCGGTCCGGCCGCGGCCGATCGTCCCGTCCAACGTGGGCTGACCCTCGCGACCGATGTCGCGCAGGTCGCGGTGACACCGGTTCCCTGTGCGAAACAAGGCTTCGAGCTGCGCTTCGGCAACACCGGAACCACCGCCGTGTACGCCGATGCGTTCCTCGACGCGGCCGCTCCGCTCACCCTGTCGCGGAAGCTCGTCTCCAGCTATCTGCCGCCCGGTTACACGCTCAAGCTGCCGATCGCGGTGAACGCGCCACGGGACACCGCGCCGGGCTCCTACTCGATCCAGATCAGGGCAGGAGATCAGACTCTCACGCTGCCGGTGCAGGTAGGGGAGGCACCGACCGACACCACCGGCAATCTTGCGCGCTACGTGCCGGTGAGTGCGTCCAGCGAACACCTGCCGGTGTATCCGGCCTGTGGTGCGGTCGACGGCGATCGTGACTCCGAGCACTGGGCCAAGACCACCGGCTGGAACGACGCGACCAAGGGCGCCTTCCCGGACTGGCTGCAGGTGACCTTCGACCAGCCGCAGAGCGTCGGCCGGGTCGACCTCTACACACTGAACTCCAAGCAGTACCCGGCCGCGGGGTACGGCCTGAAGGACTGGGACGTGCAGGCCAAGGTCGGTGACGCCTGGCAAACCGTCGCCGAGGTGAGGGGCAACGTGGCGGGTATGAAGAGCTCCACCTTCACCCCGGTGACGGCCAGCGCAGTACGGGTTCTCACGCTCGCCAGCAACGAAGGACCGACGTACTCGCGAGTCGTGGAACTGGAGGTCTACAACAACTAG